A genomic segment from bacterium encodes:
- a CDS encoding ATP-binding protein — protein MGRRRLFWQLFPSFVAITALSLLAVSALTTHVVRTSFRERAAADMRCSAGGIASDFESWFPGDAPADARDAACREMAHRLGFRLTVVAPDGTVLGDSDGDSAALENHAGREELREALAGRSATAIRESRTVGHQLIYHAAPVLRDGRPVAVLRLAVSAAFVDAELAAIRTRIVLSALVVAMLAAAVSLWISRRLSRPLEQLRRVAERFAAGDLGHRSPRATTREIAELAEAMDAMAAQIGDRIRTAERQRDELEAVFAGMIEGVLLIDDRRRISSLNQAGADLLGVPSTGAAGRTVPEVLRHAALQRFIERTAGEEAAAACEADLELPGADGGTIHLRVHGVRLERPGESPRTLIVMHDVTRMRRLENVRQEFVANVSHELKTPVTSIKGFVETLRDGALENPADARRFLDIVARQADRLQAIIEDLLCLSRLEQGTGETRREMGVYPVAAVLAAAVQTCQPHADARGTILSVDCDPALRAHLDPPLLEQALVNLIENAIKYNDAGTRVTVSAREQGDAVRLAVVDDGRGIEARHLPRLFERFYRVDRARSRQEGGTGLGLAIVKHIALFHGGEVGVRSAPGGGSEFTLTLPRRSATDRPV, from the coding sequence ATGGGCCGGCGGCGCCTGTTCTGGCAGCTCTTCCCCTCCTTCGTGGCGATCACCGCCCTGTCCCTGCTCGCCGTCTCCGCCCTGACCACGCACGTCGTGCGCACCTCGTTCCGGGAGCGCGCCGCAGCGGACATGCGGTGCAGCGCCGGCGGGATCGCCTCCGACTTCGAGTCCTGGTTCCCTGGCGACGCACCCGCGGACGCGCGCGACGCGGCGTGCCGGGAGATGGCCCACCGCCTGGGCTTCCGCCTCACGGTCGTCGCGCCCGACGGGACCGTGCTCGGGGATTCCGACGGGGACTCCGCCGCGCTGGAGAACCACGCGGGCCGCGAGGAGCTGCGCGAGGCGCTCGCCGGACGCTCCGCCACCGCGATCCGGGAGAGTCGCACCGTGGGGCACCAGCTCATCTACCACGCCGCGCCCGTGCTGCGCGACGGCCGCCCGGTCGCCGTGCTGCGGCTGGCGGTCTCCGCGGCCTTCGTCGACGCCGAGCTGGCCGCGATCCGGACCCGGATCGTCCTGAGCGCCCTCGTGGTGGCGATGCTGGCGGCCGCGGTCAGCCTGTGGATCAGCCGCCGCCTGAGCCGCCCCCTCGAGCAGCTGCGGCGCGTGGCGGAGCGCTTCGCGGCCGGCGACCTCGGCCACCGGTCGCCGCGGGCGACGACGCGCGAGATCGCGGAGCTGGCCGAGGCCATGGACGCCATGGCGGCGCAGATCGGCGACCGCATCCGGACCGCGGAGCGCCAGCGCGACGAGCTCGAGGCGGTGTTCGCGGGCATGATCGAGGGGGTGCTGCTGATCGACGACCGCCGGCGCATCTCCAGCCTGAACCAGGCCGGCGCCGACCTGCTGGGCGTGCCGTCGACGGGCGCCGCGGGCCGCACCGTGCCCGAGGTGCTGCGGCACGCCGCGTTGCAGCGCTTCATCGAGCGCACGGCGGGGGAGGAGGCGGCCGCCGCCTGCGAGGCCGACCTGGAACTGCCGGGCGCCGACGGGGGGACGATCCACCTGCGGGTGCACGGGGTGCGGTTGGAGCGTCCCGGCGAGTCGCCGCGCACCCTGATCGTCATGCACGACGTGACGCGCATGCGCCGGCTGGAAAACGTGCGCCAGGAGTTCGTGGCCAACGTGTCCCACGAGCTCAAGACGCCCGTCACCTCGATCAAGGGCTTCGTCGAAACGCTGCGCGACGGCGCGCTCGAGAACCCCGCCGACGCGCGGCGTTTCCTGGACATCGTGGCCAGGCAGGCCGACCGCCTGCAGGCGATCATCGAGGACCTGCTCTGCCTGTCGCGCCTCGAGCAGGGCACCGGGGAGACCCGCCGGGAGATGGGGGTCTACCCGGTGGCCGCCGTCCTGGCCGCCGCCGTGCAGACCTGCCAGCCCCACGCCGACGCGCGCGGCACGATCCTGTCGGTGGACTGCGACCCGGCGCTGCGCGCCCACCTCGACCCGCCGCTGCTGGAGCAGGCCCTGGTCAACCTCATCGAGAACGCCATCAAGTACAACGACGCGGGGACCAGGGTCACGGTATCGGCGCGGGAGCAGGGGGACGCGGTGCGCCTCGCCGTGGTCGACGACGGTCGCGGCATCGAGGCCCGGCATCTGCCGCGCCTCTTCGAGCGCTTCTACCGCGTCGACCGGGCGCGCAGCCGGCAGGAGGGCGGCACGGGCCTGGGGCTGGCCATCGTCAAGCACATCGCGCTGTTCCACGGCGGGGAGGTGGGCGTGCGCTCCGCGCCGGGCGGCGGCAGCGAGTTCACGCTCACGCTGCCGCGGCGGTCGGCGACGGACCGGCCCGTCTAG
- a CDS encoding long-chain fatty acid--CoA ligase: MQNLALDIRERARRRGARVAMRHKSDGRWHETTYAELDATVERLAAGLVRLGVSRGDRVALFAPNMPAWTMCDLAVLSVGAVTVPVYATSTAEQLALIVEDSGARVLIAGTPSEAATAAGVAAGRTLILCEGEAPASTPGAIALASLTSAAVEPGIAAELRRREAAASDDDLATIIYTSGTTGDPKGVLLTHANFRCQFASLDRRFEFGPDDHSLCFLPLSHVYERAWSYYVYLTGARNSFVADPKQVVAHLAEVRPTAMVSAPRLYEKVHAAVHEKVAHAPRLRRALFRWAVRTGGAYQSARRGPGGVGPGLRLRHAAADRLVLRRLRDLMGGPKSVLSAGGAPLSPEIEDFFLATGLLICQGYGLTETAPMIACNAPGACRFGTVGRPIEGVEVRISAEGEILVRGPNVTAGYHNRPADTAVALRDGWLHTGDVGHLDADGFLVVTDRIKDLIVTSTGKNVAPQRIETLVGGDHFIDQLAVVGDRRQYVSALVVPAFEALKAWAQEKRIVFRDHEDLIARPEVVQLMEERIRSRSLQLAPFETIRKFTLLARQFTQQAGEITPTLKVRRKVIAERYRHLIDRMYN, translated from the coding sequence TTGCAGAACCTCGCCCTCGACATCAGGGAGCGGGCCCGCCGCCGTGGCGCGCGCGTCGCGATGCGCCACAAGTCCGACGGCCGCTGGCACGAGACCACCTACGCGGAGCTGGACGCGACGGTCGAACGTCTGGCGGCGGGGCTGGTGCGCCTGGGCGTGTCCCGGGGCGACCGCGTGGCGCTGTTCGCGCCCAACATGCCCGCCTGGACCATGTGCGACCTCGCCGTGCTGTCGGTCGGGGCGGTGACGGTCCCGGTCTACGCCACGAGCACGGCCGAGCAGCTCGCCCTGATCGTCGAGGACTCCGGCGCGCGCGTGCTGATCGCCGGCACGCCGTCGGAAGCGGCGACCGCGGCGGGGGTGGCCGCCGGCCGGACCCTGATCCTGTGCGAAGGCGAGGCGCCCGCCTCGACGCCGGGCGCGATCGCCCTGGCGTCGCTGACGTCGGCCGCCGTCGAGCCCGGGATCGCCGCCGAGCTGCGCCGGCGCGAAGCCGCGGCGAGCGACGACGACCTCGCCACGATCATCTACACTTCCGGCACGACCGGCGACCCCAAGGGCGTGCTGCTGACGCACGCCAACTTCCGCTGCCAGTTCGCGTCACTCGACCGCCGGTTCGAGTTCGGCCCCGACGACCACTCGCTCTGCTTCCTGCCCCTGAGCCACGTGTACGAGCGGGCCTGGTCCTACTACGTCTACCTCACGGGCGCCCGCAACTCCTTCGTCGCCGACCCCAAGCAGGTCGTGGCCCATCTCGCCGAGGTGCGCCCGACGGCGATGGTCTCGGCGCCGCGCCTCTACGAGAAGGTGCACGCCGCCGTGCACGAGAAGGTCGCGCACGCGCCGCGGCTGCGCCGGGCCCTGTTCCGGTGGGCCGTGCGCACCGGCGGCGCCTACCAGTCGGCCCGCCGCGGCCCCGGCGGCGTCGGGCCGGGGTTGCGCCTGCGCCACGCCGCGGCCGACCGCCTCGTGCTGCGCCGACTGCGCGACCTGATGGGCGGCCCCAAGAGCGTCCTGTCCGCCGGTGGCGCGCCCCTCTCGCCGGAGATCGAGGACTTCTTCCTGGCGACGGGCCTGCTGATCTGCCAGGGCTACGGGCTGACCGAGACGGCGCCGATGATCGCCTGCAACGCGCCCGGCGCCTGCCGTTTCGGCACCGTGGGCCGGCCCATCGAGGGTGTCGAGGTGCGCATCTCCGCCGAAGGGGAGATCCTGGTGCGGGGCCCGAACGTCACGGCCGGCTACCACAACCGGCCGGCGGACACCGCCGTCGCCCTGCGCGACGGCTGGCTCCACACCGGCGACGTCGGGCACCTCGACGCGGACGGCTTCCTGGTGGTCACCGACCGCATCAAGGACCTGATCGTCACCTCGACCGGCAAGAACGTCGCGCCGCAGCGCATCGAGACGCTCGTGGGCGGCGACCACTTCATCGACCAGTTGGCCGTCGTCGGCGACCGCCGGCAGTACGTCAGCGCCCTGGTCGTGCCGGCCTTCGAGGCGCTGAAGGCGTGGGCGCAGGAGAAGCGCATCGTCTTCCGCGACCACGAGGACCTGATCGCCAGGCCCGAGGTGGTGCAGCTCATGGAGGAGCGGATCCGCTCGCGCTCCCTGCAGCTGGCGCCCTTCGAGACGATCCGCAAATTCACGCTGCTGGCCAGGCAGTTCACGCAGCAGGCGGGGGAGATCACGCCGACGCTGAAGGTGCGGCGCAAGGTGATCGCGGAGAGGTACCGGCACCTCATCGACCGCATGTACAACTAG
- a CDS encoding chromophore lyase CpcT/CpeT — protein sequence MTTAVRTLSILTILAGAAAVLTGCGGMLGEKFYDYTPPTPPDMQMLAVSKLMTGSFSSAAQAAADPDFRDLRLESAQIWPTRADGVWLYVEQSAAGDQAPLRQRVQRLTRKDADSYVCDAYTLPDAAAYAGAWSDPSRFAALLPEHLTPLTGCGVTLNKVDDYTYKGATDGKTCTGGFEGAAYATSEVTVTAMWLKIWDRGYDKDDQQTQGSTKGPLIFTKTSPR from the coding sequence ATGACGACGGCCGTGCGGACCCTGTCCATCCTGACGATCCTGGCCGGAGCGGCGGCGGTCCTGACGGGCTGCGGCGGCATGCTGGGCGAGAAGTTCTACGACTACACGCCCCCCACCCCCCCGGACATGCAGATGCTGGCCGTCTCCAAGCTGATGACCGGCTCCTTCAGCAGCGCCGCCCAGGCGGCTGCGGACCCCGACTTCCGCGACCTCCGCCTGGAGTCGGCCCAGATCTGGCCGACCCGCGCCGACGGCGTCTGGCTGTACGTCGAGCAGTCCGCCGCGGGCGACCAGGCCCCCCTGCGCCAGCGCGTCCAACGCCTCACCCGCAAGGACGCCGACAGCTACGTCTGCGACGCCTACACCCTGCCCGACGCCGCGGCCTACGCCGGCGCCTGGAGCGACCCGTCCCGCTTCGCCGCCCTCCTCCCCGAGCACCTCACCCCGCTGACCGGATGCGGCGTGACCCTCAACAAGGTCGACGACTACACCTACAAGGGCGCGACCGACGGCAAGACCTGCACCGGCGGGTTCGAGGGCGCGGCCTACGCCACCTCCGAAGTGACCGTCACGGCGATGTGGCTGAAGATCTGGGACCGCGGCTACGACAAGGACGACCAGCAGACCCAGGGCTCCACCAAGGGTCCCCTCATCTTCACGAAGACTTCGCCCCGCTGA
- a CDS encoding response regulator transcription factor, with protein MAKDTILIVEDEEDIRELVRYTLEREGHAVMAAETGEQGLAAVRGSRPSLILLDLMLPGLDGKEVCRRLKQDEATRGIPVVMLTARGEEADIVAGLELGADDYITKPFSTKVLAARVGAVLRRAARHAPTPQDVVEIGDLTIHPGRHEVTVAGEKVDLSSTEFGILQFLARRPGWVFTRRQIVRGVHGEDHPVLDRSIDVQIATLRRKLGGRGDLVETVRGVGYRFAE; from the coding sequence ATGGCCAAGGACACGATCCTGATCGTCGAGGACGAGGAGGACATCCGGGAACTCGTCCGTTACACCCTGGAACGCGAGGGTCACGCGGTGATGGCCGCCGAGACCGGCGAGCAGGGGCTGGCCGCCGTCCGCGGTTCGCGCCCGTCGCTGATCCTGCTGGACCTCATGCTGCCCGGCCTGGACGGCAAGGAGGTCTGCCGGCGGCTCAAGCAGGACGAGGCGACCCGCGGCATCCCGGTGGTCATGCTGACGGCCAGGGGCGAAGAGGCCGACATCGTGGCCGGCCTGGAGCTCGGCGCGGACGACTACATCACCAAGCCCTTCAGCACCAAGGTGCTGGCGGCGCGGGTCGGCGCGGTGCTGAGACGCGCGGCGCGCCACGCACCGACGCCGCAGGACGTGGTCGAGATCGGCGACCTGACGATCCATCCCGGCCGCCACGAGGTGACCGTGGCCGGGGAGAAGGTCGACCTGTCCAGCACGGAGTTCGGCATCCTGCAGTTCCTGGCCCGCCGTCCCGGCTGGGTCTTTACGCGGCGCCAGATCGTCCGCGGCGTGCACGGCGAGGACCACCCGGTCCTGGACCGGTCCATCGACGTCCAGATCGCCACGCTGAGGCGCAAGCTCGGCGGCCGCGGCGACCTGGTGGAGACCGTCCGCGGCGTCGGTTACCGGTTTGCCGAGTAG